In the genome of Nycticebus coucang isolate mNycCou1 chromosome 12, mNycCou1.pri, whole genome shotgun sequence, one region contains:
- the LOC128562053 gene encoding testisin-like, whose amino-acid sequence MGTCAATLLLALLLVQAALGKQGSCGRRTSLSRVVGGHDSELGRWPWQGSLRYWGSHICGVSLLNHRWVLTAAHCFARSTNPFSWSVQFGELTSRPSFWNLEAYYNRYQVDSIYLSPKYLGSPPYDIAMVRLYSDISYNAHIKPICLPASTSEFQNRTNCWVTGWGKIEENTFLPSPYTLQEVEVAIINSTMCHHLFRKRAFRLNIFGDMVCAGDPQGGKDSCFGDSGGPLACQKNGLWYQVGIVSWGEGCGRPNRPGVYTNVTYHFRWIQRLMSGVPRPDPSWPLLLTLLWASVTILSP is encoded by the exons ATGGGCACGTGTGCAGCGACGCTGCTGCTGGCGCTGTTGCTGGTGCAGGCGGCCCTCGGGAAGCAGG GGTCCTGTGGCCGACGGACCAGCCTGTCACGTGTGGTGGGTGGACATGATTCGGAGCTTGGGCGCTGGCCATGGCAAGGGAGCCTGCGTTATTGGGGCTCCCACATTTGTGGAGTGAGCCTGCTCAACCACCGGTGGGTGCTCACAGCTGCACACTGCTTTGCTAG GTCTACTAACCCCTTTTCATGGTCCGTCCAGTTTGGCGAGCTGACTTCCAGGCCATCTTTCTGGAATCTGGAGGCCTACTACAATCGTTACCAGGTGGACAGTATTTATCTGAGCCCCAAGTACCTGGGGTCGCCACCCTATGACATCGCTATGGTGAGGTTATATTCAGACATCAGCTACAATGCTCACATCAAGCCCATCTGTCTCCCGGCCTCCACATCTGAATTCCAGAACCGGACGAACTGCTGGGTGACCGGCTGGGGGAAAATCGAAGAGAATACAT TTCTGCCATCTCCCTACACCCTCCAGGAAGTGGAGGTTGCCATCATAAACTCCACTATGTGTCACCACCTGTTCCGAAAACGTGCTTTCCGCTTGAACATCTTTGGAGACATGGTTTGCGCTGGTGATCCCCAAGGCGGCAAGGATTCCTGCTTC GGTGACTCAGGCGGGCCCTTGGCATGCCAAAAGAATGGACTGTGGTATCAGGTTGGAATCGTGAGCTGGGGAGAAGGCTGTGGCCGGCCCAACCGACCTGGTGTCTACACCAATGTCACCTACCACTTCAGATGGATCCAGAGGCTGATGAGTGGTGTTCCCAGGCCAGATCCCTCCTGGCCACTACTTCTCACTCTGCTCTGGGCAAGTGTGACCATCCTGAGCCCCTGA